In the genome of Streptomyces collinus, one region contains:
- a CDS encoding SpoIIE family protein phosphatase → MSRHPGRISAFRSSPRSGGRTRSASRRPGQPDARQESGARSPGARWRALPRVRSVAGQVFLLQSVIMVLFAAAAGGALVVQARESSTQEARQLSKGVAQSFARAPGTLDAMKSGDPTELLQPRAEDARKNTGVDYVVTFDPQGFRWTHPDPKLIGKHIYAVREGGAADRPFTKTFEGSLGLAVDTTVPVYDTNGITIVGFVSVGVTVASVDDVVMDQLPQLLGFAGGALAVAAGGTALVSWRLRRQTRGLDPSEMTRMYEHHDAVLHAVREGVLIVGSDGRLLLANDEARRLLNLPADAEERRFTDLGLEAGTAELLGAGRPATDVVHLAGDRLLAVNVRPVDPDDHTAGSVATLRDTTELRALAGRAEVARERLGLLYEAGVRIGTTLDVVRTAQELAEVAVPRFADTATVDLLDPILRGAVSAGPGPQMRRVAVHGVDGARSLYPVGELIRFVPSSPAAVGAERGRAVLDVDLTAPGGWMSAQDPERARRVLDLGFHSLITVPLQARGVVLGMASFWRSTGPPFGREDLAFAEELAARAAVAVDNARRFTREHTLAESLQRSLLPGSLPDHAAVEVAHRYLPALEGVGGDWFDVIPLPGARVALVVGDVVGHGLHAAATMGRLRTAVHNFSALDLPPDELLGHLDELVARMDSDENGERDHESVAGATCLYAVYDPASGMCCLSRSGHPEPALVHPDGTVEYLRVPGSPPLGLGGAEPFETAEVSLSEGSRLVFYTDGLVEDRERGIDTGLEALRHALAGARRSPEETCQDVLDALLPARSSDDIALLVARTRLLDPSRVAEWEVPGDPAVVAGIRADVTGRLRVWGLEELAFTTELIVSELVTNAIRYGIGPIRLRVLRDGDSLICEVADGSSTSPHLRRAAITDEGGRGLFLVARFARRWGTRYMARGKVIWTEQSTRSPEAEPEEVSADALLEQWEDAAW, encoded by the coding sequence ATGTCCCGGCACCCCGGTCGAATCTCGGCCTTCCGCTCCTCCCCGCGCAGCGGGGGGCGTACCCGGTCGGCCTCACGACGGCCAGGGCAGCCGGACGCGCGGCAGGAGTCGGGCGCCCGGTCTCCGGGAGCGCGATGGCGGGCCCTGCCGAGGGTGCGCAGCGTCGCCGGCCAGGTGTTCCTGCTGCAGTCGGTGATCATGGTGCTGTTCGCCGCCGCCGCGGGAGGAGCCCTCGTCGTGCAGGCGCGGGAGTCGAGCACGCAGGAGGCGCGTCAGCTCTCGAAGGGCGTCGCCCAGTCCTTCGCCCGGGCCCCGGGGACGCTGGACGCCATGAAGTCCGGCGACCCCACCGAGCTGCTCCAGCCGCGCGCCGAGGACGCCCGGAAGAACACCGGCGTCGACTACGTGGTGACCTTCGATCCGCAGGGTTTCCGCTGGACCCATCCCGACCCGAAGCTGATCGGCAAGCACATCTACGCCGTGCGCGAGGGCGGCGCCGCCGACCGGCCGTTCACCAAGACGTTCGAGGGCAGTCTCGGTCTTGCCGTGGACACGACGGTTCCGGTCTACGACACCAACGGGATCACCATCGTCGGCTTCGTGTCCGTCGGGGTCACCGTGGCCAGCGTGGACGACGTGGTGATGGACCAGCTGCCCCAGCTGCTGGGCTTCGCCGGCGGCGCGCTCGCGGTGGCCGCGGGCGGCACCGCACTGGTCTCGTGGCGGTTGCGGCGACAGACCCGCGGCCTGGATCCGTCCGAGATGACCCGCATGTACGAGCATCACGACGCGGTACTGCACGCGGTGCGTGAGGGCGTGCTGATCGTCGGGAGCGACGGCCGACTGCTGCTCGCGAACGACGAGGCGCGGCGGCTGCTGAACCTGCCCGCGGATGCCGAGGAGCGCCGGTTCACGGACCTCGGTCTGGAGGCGGGCACCGCCGAGCTGCTGGGTGCGGGCCGGCCGGCGACCGACGTGGTGCACCTGGCCGGCGACCGGCTGCTGGCGGTCAATGTGCGGCCCGTCGACCCGGACGACCACACGGCGGGCAGCGTGGCGACCCTGCGCGACACGACGGAGCTGCGGGCGCTGGCGGGCCGGGCGGAGGTGGCCCGGGAGCGGCTGGGGCTGCTGTACGAGGCGGGAGTGCGGATCGGAACGACGCTGGACGTGGTGCGCACCGCCCAGGAACTGGCCGAGGTGGCGGTCCCCCGGTTCGCCGACACCGCCACCGTCGATCTGCTGGATCCGATCCTGCGCGGTGCGGTGTCGGCCGGGCCCGGTCCGCAGATGCGCCGGGTGGCGGTGCACGGCGTCGACGGTGCCCGGTCCCTCTATCCGGTGGGTGAGCTGATCCGCTTCGTCCCCTCGTCGCCGGCGGCCGTCGGTGCCGAGCGCGGCCGTGCGGTCCTGGACGTCGACCTGACGGCTCCGGGCGGCTGGATGAGCGCCCAGGACCCCGAGCGCGCGCGGCGCGTGCTGGACCTCGGTTTCCACTCCCTGATCACGGTGCCGCTCCAGGCCCGCGGTGTGGTGCTGGGCATGGCGAGCTTCTGGCGCTCCACCGGCCCTCCCTTCGGCAGGGAGGATCTGGCCTTCGCCGAGGAACTGGCCGCCCGGGCCGCGGTGGCCGTCGACAACGCCCGCCGCTTCACCCGCGAGCACACCCTGGCGGAGTCACTGCAGCGCAGCCTGTTGCCGGGCTCCCTGCCCGACCACGCGGCCGTCGAGGTCGCCCACCGCTATCTGCCCGCCCTGGAGGGCGTGGGCGGCGACTGGTTCGACGTGATTCCCCTGCCCGGTGCCCGGGTCGCCCTGGTGGTCGGCGACGTCGTGGGGCACGGCCTGCACGCCGCGGCCACGATGGGCCGGCTGCGTACCGCGGTGCACAACTTCTCCGCTCTCGACCTGCCCCCGGACGAGCTCCTCGGGCACCTGGACGAGCTGGTCGCGCGGATGGACAGCGACGAGAACGGGGAGCGTGACCACGAGAGCGTCGCGGGCGCCACCTGTCTCTACGCCGTCTACGATCCGGCGTCCGGGATGTGCTGCCTGTCCCGGTCCGGGCATCCGGAGCCGGCCCTGGTGCATCCCGACGGCACCGTGGAGTACCTGCGGGTGCCCGGTTCTCCGCCGCTCGGCCTGGGCGGCGCCGAACCCTTCGAGACCGCCGAGGTCAGTCTCTCCGAGGGCTCGCGGCTGGTCTTCTACACGGACGGTCTGGTCGAGGACCGAGAGCGGGGCATCGACACCGGCCTGGAGGCGTTGCGCCACGCTCTGGCCGGAGCCCGCCGCTCTCCGGAGGAGACCTGCCAGGACGTCCTCGACGCGCTGCTGCCCGCCCGGTCGAGCGACGACATCGCCCTGCTCGTCGCCCGCACCCGGCTGCTGGACCCCTCGCGGGTGGCCGAGTGGGAGGTGCCCGGCGATCCGGCGGTCGTGGCGGGCATCAGGGCGGACGTCACCGGGCGGCTCAGGGTCTGGGGACTGGAGGAGCTGGCCTTCACGACCGAGTTGATCGTCAGCGAGCTGGTCACCAACGCCATCCGCTACGGCATCGGACCGATCCGGCTGCGGGTGCTGCGCGACGGCGACAGCCTGATCTGTGAAGTCGCCGACGGCAGCAGCACCTCACCCCATCTGCGCAGGGCCGCGATCACCGACGAGGGCGGGCGGGGACTGTTCCTCGTCGCCCGGTTCGCCCGGCGGTGGGGAACGCGCTACATGGCCCGCGGCAAGGTCATCTGGACCGAACAGTCCACCCGGAGTCCGGAGGCCGAACCCGAGGAGGTGTCGGCCGACGCCCTGCTGGAGCAGTGGGAGGACGCGGCCTGGTGA
- a CDS encoding ABC transporter substrate-binding protein has translation MGDIALDRRAFLTGVGGLASGAAAASLTGCETRTGRSAAESSRVLVVRNFGGSYGEANRKAVYDPFTRETGIRITVVDFGHEQMLAQIKEGRPRFDVMDIDMSNLVLFEHEGASEPLDYGRLKNTRNAGIAQSLLTPNGVGKSYWASVLAYRTDTFGGRKPESWADFWSLRRFPGSRALQGEVDWPELEFALLADGVPLDRLYPLDVDRAFKVMDEVRGSVRTFWEYGAEPGELLSRGSVMATSTWAGRLQSLLGRGAPLAYEWNGARRQSNGFGIPKGSANPDAAYRLIDFALRPEVQAHMARLYPDGPVVPAAYGYLTESTAVHLASTPGHLLSGFDLDIDWWLENRDAVTRRWLEWTRT, from the coding sequence GTGGGAGACATCGCACTCGACCGCAGAGCCTTCCTGACCGGAGTCGGAGGGCTCGCCTCCGGCGCGGCCGCAGCCTCGCTCACGGGGTGTGAGACCCGTACCGGACGGAGTGCCGCCGAGAGCAGCAGAGTGCTCGTCGTGCGGAACTTCGGCGGTTCCTACGGCGAGGCGAACCGGAAGGCCGTCTACGACCCGTTCACCAGGGAGACCGGCATCCGGATCACCGTCGTGGACTTCGGACACGAGCAGATGCTCGCCCAGATCAAGGAAGGCCGCCCGCGGTTCGACGTCATGGACATCGACATGTCCAACCTGGTGCTGTTCGAGCACGAGGGCGCCTCCGAGCCACTGGACTACGGCCGGTTGAAGAACACCCGGAACGCCGGCATCGCCCAGTCGCTGCTCACCCCCAACGGCGTGGGCAAGAGCTACTGGGCCAGCGTCCTCGCCTACCGCACCGACACGTTCGGCGGGAGGAAGCCCGAGTCCTGGGCGGACTTCTGGAGCCTCCGGCGCTTCCCGGGCAGCCGCGCGCTGCAGGGTGAGGTGGACTGGCCGGAACTGGAGTTCGCGCTGCTCGCGGACGGTGTGCCGCTCGACCGGCTCTACCCCCTCGACGTGGACCGGGCCTTCAAGGTCATGGACGAGGTCAGGGGTTCGGTGCGGACGTTCTGGGAGTACGGCGCGGAGCCCGGTGAGCTGCTGTCCCGCGGCAGTGTCATGGCCACCAGCACCTGGGCCGGCCGGCTCCAGAGCCTGCTCGGGCGCGGGGCTCCCCTCGCCTACGAGTGGAACGGCGCCCGCAGGCAGAGCAACGGTTTCGGCATTCCCAAGGGCTCGGCGAACCCGGACGCCGCCTACCGGCTGATCGATTTCGCGCTGCGGCCCGAGGTGCAGGCCCACATGGCCCGGCTCTATCCCGACGGCCCCGTGGTGCCCGCCGCCTACGGGTACCTCACCGAGTCCACCGCGGTGCATCTGGCGAGCACTCCCGGCCATTTGCTGTCGGGCTTCGACCTGGACATCGACTGGTGGCTGGAGAACCGTGACGCGGTGACCAGGCGCTGGCTGGAGTGGACCCGCACCTGA
- a CDS encoding saccharopine dehydrogenase family protein, with product MGPGQTVTVFGAYGHTGRFMVAELLERGFVPVLSGRDEVKLKALAASYPGLEVRPAAVDDPDALDRALAGAAAVVNCAGPFATTAAPVIEAALRAGVPYVDVAAEIEANADTLAHFADRARAAGAVIVPAMAFFGALGDLLATAAMGDWTGADEAHVAYALSGWQPTDGTRAAGAVSRERRGGARVVYRNGRLDYRRDQATTLQWPFPEPVGSREVIGEFTMADVVTIPSHLAVPEVRTYMTAEAARDVSAPGTPTPTAVDEHGRSAQTFLVDVVVRSGGAERRAVARGRDIYAVTAPLAVEAVHRILTGRTRTAGVVSAGEIFDAADFLRSLSSHLSVELRH from the coding sequence ATGGGACCGGGTCAGACAGTGACGGTATTCGGCGCGTACGGTCACACCGGGCGGTTCATGGTGGCGGAACTGCTGGAGCGCGGGTTCGTCCCGGTCCTCTCGGGCCGCGACGAGGTGAAACTCAAGGCGCTGGCGGCGTCGTATCCCGGGCTGGAGGTCCGTCCGGCGGCCGTCGACGATCCGGACGCGCTCGACCGCGCGCTGGCCGGGGCGGCGGCGGTGGTCAACTGTGCCGGGCCGTTCGCCACGACGGCCGCTCCGGTGATCGAGGCGGCCCTGCGCGCCGGCGTCCCGTATGTCGACGTGGCGGCCGAGATCGAGGCGAACGCGGACACGCTCGCGCACTTCGCGGACCGCGCCCGCGCCGCGGGAGCGGTGATCGTCCCGGCGATGGCGTTCTTCGGCGCGCTCGGTGACCTGCTGGCCACCGCGGCGATGGGCGACTGGACCGGTGCCGACGAGGCGCACGTGGCGTACGCGCTGAGCGGTTGGCAGCCCACGGACGGGACACGGGCCGCCGGCGCGGTCTCCCGGGAGCGGCGGGGCGGTGCGCGCGTGGTGTACCGGAACGGGCGGCTGGACTACCGCCGGGACCAGGCCACGACCCTCCAGTGGCCCTTCCCCGAGCCCGTGGGCTCCCGGGAGGTCATCGGGGAGTTCACGATGGCCGACGTCGTCACCATCCCCAGCCACCTCGCCGTCCCCGAGGTGCGCACCTACATGACGGCCGAGGCCGCCCGGGACGTGTCGGCGCCCGGCACCCCGACGCCGACCGCGGTCGACGAACACGGGCGGTCCGCACAGACCTTCCTCGTCGACGTCGTCGTGCGCTCCGGCGGCGCCGAACGGCGCGCCGTGGCGCGAGGGCGGGACATCTACGCGGTCACGGCGCCCCTCGCGGTGGAGGCAGTGCACCGCATCCTCACCGGGCGGACCCGGACGGCCGGTGTCGTCTCCGCCGGCGAGATCTTCGACGCGGCCGACTTCCTCCGCTCGCTGTCCTCGCACCTCTCGGTGGAACTGCGCCACTGA
- a CDS encoding helix-turn-helix domain-containing protein, producing the protein MTTVALAATDGMLHFELALAHEVFAAAPAGVTGPWYDLMVCGPAAVHIGRFRLEPDAGLDRLRHAGTVIVPGWADVDEDPPAGLVDAVREAHEAGARVVSLCTGAFVLAAAGLLDGLRATTHWAHTGELAARHPLVEVDPDVLYVDNGRVLTSAGKAAALDLCLHLVRLDLGSSVANAVARRLVVPPHRAGGQAQFVTSPVPDRDDHPLAALFPWIIERLDQPLTVEDLARRAGMSSRHLGRHFRAVTGTTPLQWLLTQRIRHAQELLEKTDDSVDTIAAATGMGTATTLRRHFNRTVGVPPDTYRRTFRSRAR; encoded by the coding sequence ATGACCACTGTCGCGCTGGCCGCCACCGACGGGATGCTGCACTTCGAACTGGCCCTGGCCCACGAGGTGTTCGCCGCCGCCCCGGCCGGCGTGACCGGCCCCTGGTACGACCTCATGGTCTGCGGCCCGGCCGCCGTGCACATCGGCCGGTTCCGGCTGGAACCCGATGCAGGCCTCGACCGGCTCCGCCACGCCGGCACCGTGATCGTCCCCGGCTGGGCCGACGTCGACGAAGATCCGCCCGCAGGCCTGGTCGACGCGGTGCGCGAGGCCCACGAGGCGGGTGCGCGGGTGGTCTCCCTGTGTACGGGCGCGTTCGTACTGGCCGCGGCAGGGCTTCTCGACGGGCTGCGCGCCACCACGCACTGGGCGCACACCGGCGAACTGGCCGCCCGTCACCCCCTGGTGGAGGTCGACCCGGACGTGCTGTACGTCGACAACGGCAGGGTGCTCACCTCCGCCGGCAAGGCCGCCGCACTGGATCTGTGCCTGCACCTCGTCCGGCTCGACCTGGGCTCGTCGGTCGCCAACGCCGTCGCCCGCCGCCTGGTCGTACCCCCGCACCGGGCAGGCGGCCAGGCCCAGTTCGTCACCAGCCCGGTGCCCGACCGGGACGACCACCCGCTCGCCGCCCTCTTCCCCTGGATCATCGAGCGGCTCGACCAGCCGCTGACCGTGGAGGACCTGGCCCGCCGGGCCGGAATGAGCTCCCGCCACCTGGGCCGGCACTTCAGAGCGGTCACCGGCACGACCCCTCTGCAGTGGCTGCTGACCCAGCGCATCCGGCACGCCCAGGAACTGCTGGAGAAGACCGACGACAGCGTCGACACCATCGCGGCGGCCACCGGCATGGGGACCGCCACGACGCTGCGCCGCCACTTCAACCGCACGGTCGGCGTGCCCCCGGACACGTACCGCAGGACGTTCCGCTCGCGGGCACGCTGA